The proteins below come from a single Thermopolyspora flexuosa genomic window:
- a CDS encoding mycoredoxin yields the protein MTLTVYTTSWCGPCKRLKSQLTREGISFREIDVEQNPDAAEFVMSVNNGNRVVPTVVFPDGTAATNPSVIEIKARLNGQAVSG from the coding sequence ATGACGCTCACGGTGTACACCACCAGCTGGTGCGGCCCCTGCAAGCGGCTGAAGAGCCAGCTCACCCGGGAGGGGATCAGCTTCCGCGAGATCGACGTGGAGCAGAACCCGGATGCCGCCGAGTTCGTGATGAGCGTGAACAACGGCAACCGCGTGGTGCCCACCGTGGTGTTCCCGGACGGCACGGCCGCGACGAACCCGTCGGTCATCGAGATCAAGGCCCGGCTGAACGGCCAGGCGGTCTCGGGCTGA
- a CDS encoding alpha/beta hydrolase, translated as MTEVPPGVAVRTVRYGRHVRQRMDVWYREDGLARPGVFVIHGGWWNSGDKRGMASIVRAYVEQGYTVFNLNYRLSQDAPWPAQRYDTLSAIQTARRYAKLFGFDRNRYAIIGFSAGGHLAAAAGTYRNGQPGLKAVVGVSPVISPMTAFVDGDEGGTAAQQRLRRAAVALAGNCLPTRLRCEKVWRSMEVPWHAGPGDAPMLTLHSQDEFVPPYHSRLLKEQLNKAGVPMTVRVLPGSAHSTALYRQPGVAEGIQAWLAARLGPLPSAGL; from the coding sequence ATGACCGAGGTCCCGCCGGGCGTCGCGGTGCGCACCGTCCGGTACGGCCGGCACGTCCGGCAGCGCATGGACGTCTGGTACCGCGAGGACGGGCTGGCCCGCCCCGGCGTGTTCGTCATCCACGGCGGCTGGTGGAACAGCGGCGACAAGCGCGGCATGGCCTCGATCGTGCGCGCGTACGTCGAGCAGGGGTACACGGTCTTCAACCTCAACTACCGCCTCTCCCAGGACGCGCCCTGGCCCGCGCAGCGGTACGACACGCTGAGCGCGATCCAGACCGCGCGGCGGTACGCGAAGCTGTTCGGGTTCGACCGCAACCGGTACGCGATCATCGGGTTCTCCGCGGGCGGCCACCTCGCCGCCGCCGCAGGCACCTACCGCAACGGCCAGCCCGGGCTCAAGGCCGTGGTGGGCGTCTCGCCGGTGATCTCCCCGATGACCGCGTTCGTCGACGGCGACGAGGGCGGCACCGCCGCGCAGCAGCGGCTGCGCCGCGCCGCGGTGGCGCTCGCGGGCAACTGCCTGCCCACCCGCCTGCGGTGCGAGAAGGTGTGGCGCAGCATGGAGGTGCCCTGGCACGCCGGCCCGGGCGACGCGCCGATGCTCACCCTGCACTCGCAGGACGAGTTCGTGCCGCCGTACCACAGCAGGCTGCTGAAGGAGCAGCTCAACAAGGCCGGGGTGCCGATGACCGTCCGGGTGCTGCCGGGCTCCGCGCACAGCACCGCGCTGTACCGGCAGCCGGGCGTCGCCGAGGGCATCCAGGCCTGGCTCGCCGCCCGGCTCGGCCCGCTGCCGAGCGCGGGCCTGTGA